CGTACGGGAGCGCGCGCCGCGGACTATCGCAGTGCGGCCGGCACGCGTGAATAGCGTCCTCGGCACACAGCTCTCGAGCGCGGCCATGGCCTCAGCGCTGAAAACGATCGGGTTCGGCGCCGTCGAAGCTGCCGAGCTATCGATCGCCCCGCCGTTTTGGCGCGGCGACGTCGCCGATGAGATCGACGTCGTCGAAGAGATCGCACGCTGCACCGGCTATGACTCGATTCCCGAACAGCGCGTCAACGCGTCACCGCAAGACGTCGACGAAGGCCTGTACGATCGTGAGACGCTGCTCGCGCGCAGATCGGCGGCGCTGGGCTATCACGAGCTGGTCACGCTCGCGCTACAGGGCTCGGCGGCGGTGGGCGCATGGGAGCGCTCGGGCCTGCCGTTCTGGAAAGAACCCGTACCAGTCGTCAATCCGCTCTCTGACGAGCAGCGTTTCTTGCGCCCGAGCCTGTTGCCGGGCGTGCTCGAAATCGCCGCACGTTGGTGGCCGCGCGCGGGCGGCGAGCTGCGCCTGTTCGAGATCGGCCATGTCTTCCGGGCGAGCGACGCGGAGCCCGAGCACGCACGCAGCCACGACCCGGCTGCGAGCGTTCCGCTGCCGCCATCGGGCGCATACGAGAGCGACGGAGTGCTGGAATGGCCGTCGTTGTGCGCGATCGCCGCGTTCGCCGACGACGGACCAGATGAAGCCGTCGATCGCCGCCTGCTGCAGATCAAGGGCGAGGTCGAGACGCTTGTGACGGCGCTGACCGGCACGCCGGGCACGACGAGCGCGCACGGACGCCTCTACCTGCACCCTGGCGCCGCCGGCACCATCGAGGTCGCTGACCGGCCGGTCGCCAAGTTCGGGCGCCTGCATCCGCGCTTGGCACGGGCTTACGAATTGCCGGAGCACACATACGCGTTCATGCTGTATCTGGAGAACCTGCCCAAGACGCCGCCGGTCCTCGCGTTCCGGCCGCTGCCCAGATTCCCCGGCACGCAGCGCGACATCGCCGTGGTCGTCGACGAGGCGGTCGAAGCGGGAGCCCTGATGGACGCGATCCGCGCTGCCGCTATCCCGGCGCTCGAAGATGTCAAAGCGTTCGACGAATACCGGGGTCCCCAAGTGGCTGCGGGCAAGAAGAGCATCGCCACGACGATCCGCTTGCGCAAGTCCGACGGCACGATCACGGACGAAGAAGCCGACGCGTCGATGAACCTCGTGTTGGCGACCCTGCGCGATCGCTTCGGCGCCGTATTGCGTGGCAGCGCGCGATGACCTGGATCGACGGAATGGTACTGCTGACGGTCGCGGTGGCGTTCTACTGCGGCTGGCGCGCCGGACTCGTCGCCGAATTCTTCGATCTTGGTTCGCTCGTGGTCGCCGCGCTGCTCGCCGGCACGTGGTCGGGCGGGTTTGCCAGCGGGCTACCGCCGACGTGGCCGCTGTCTGAGGCGGCGCGACACCTGATGGCGTTCTGGTTCGTTTTCCTCCTCGTGTACGGTTTGATGCGCGCGCTCGGCTGGTTCCTCGCGCGTTATCGCGAGTGGCCAGCGCGGTTCTGGGTCAGCGGGATCGGCGGCGGCCTGGTGGCATCGGTGAAGGTGCTCGCCGCGCTCTTCGTGCTGCTCTACCTCGCGCTCTTCGTGCCGATCGATGCGCAGGTGCGCGATACCTTGCGTCATTCGCCCATCGCGAGCTGGTTCGACACGTATTATCCGCCGATCAACGACGCCGTCATCGGCATGTCGCCGCGAGTCTACCGCTTTATCGTGCGCCCGTACATGCTCCACCACCGCCTCTAGAAAAGAAAAAGCCCCGGGCATTCGCCCGAGGCTGGGCCTCTGGCTTCTTTTCGCTTCTTTACCTTGGATTGCCGTGCGGCTGAGGCGCCTTCGGACCGCCGCCGTTGCCGTTCCCGTTCGCGCTGCCCCCATTATTACCTGATGCGCCGTTCGTCCCCGCACCCTGTTGGGGCGCGTGCGCCGCAGGTGAAGCCAGCGGCTTTGCGATGATCGACTGGATGACGCCGGAGCTCGG
This DNA window, taken from Candidatus Eremiobacteraceae bacterium, encodes the following:
- the pheT gene encoding phenylalanine--tRNA ligase subunit beta; this encodes MRVPLRWLADYVTTSADAQTVANVLTARGFVVDAVEIQPMPERIVVGKIEALQRHPNADRLLVGTVDVGTQKLQIVTGASNVAAGNRVPIALVGAQVYEHGATDGAAGTTKTIRASALRGVQSDGMMCSSTELALPGEFEDGILILDDDAPVGEEFWSAVRFGGAVLDLEVPSNRPDCLSIIGLAREVAAGLNVPWHEPRFEETLGSAAPAISVAIEDQSLCRRFVGQSFSGVKARRSPMWMTLRLHAAGMRSIDLLVDVSNYAMLETGQPLHFYDAAKIHGAALTARAAREGETVVTLDGVERMLPRGAPVIADADGIVGVAGVFGGQDTGVSESTTQLFLEAANFSGPAVRRAAVALGLRTEASARHEKDLPLELPELGRRAAAALLVAAGAAPSRVVDVGVRERAPRTIAVRPARVNSVLGTQLSSAAMASALKTIGFGAVEAAELSIAPPFWRGDVADEIDVVEEIARCTGYDSIPEQRVNASPQDVDEGLYDRETLLARRSAALGYHELVTLALQGSAAVGAWERSGLPFWKEPVPVVNPLSDEQRFLRPSLLPGVLEIAARWWPRAGGELRLFEIGHVFRASDAEPEHARSHDPAASVPLPPSGAYESDGVLEWPSLCAIAAFADDGPDEAVDRRLLQIKGEVETLVTALTGTPGTTSAHGRLYLHPGAAGTIEVADRPVAKFGRLHPRLARAYELPEHTYAFMLYLENLPKTPPVLAFRPLPRFPGTQRDIAVVVDEAVEAGALMDAIRAAAIPALEDVKAFDEYRGPQVAAGKKSIATTIRLRKSDGTITDEEADASMNLVLATLRDRFGAVLRGSAR
- a CDS encoding CvpA family protein, whose translation is MTWIDGMVLLTVAVAFYCGWRAGLVAEFFDLGSLVVAALLAGTWSGGFASGLPPTWPLSEAARHLMAFWFVFLLVYGLMRALGWFLARYREWPARFWVSGIGGGLVASVKVLAALFVLLYLALFVPIDAQVRDTLRHSPIASWFDTYYPPINDAVIGMSPRVYRFIVRPYMLHHRL